TTAACATTGCCTCGACGGCGGCGAACGACGATGGTCCCAACATGGCTCAAGATTCTGCAAGAGTGAAATTTTAACTTTACTTTTTGCAGAGTCATTGATGCAATATTACAAGATATCTATGTATTTCTCTTGTGGTAACCACATGTGTACTTTTTATAATCTGTTTGTCGAATGGAATATATAGGTGattatttcaaaataaaataaaagaatcTATGCCCTTCAAACACACTCTTGCTTAaagtttctttttcctttttctgctCAACGTTTTATTTTCAAGAAACATCGAGTACAACATAGAAACATTACTATCACCATCACCACACATCACTCACACAAAACATCTATGGAAGATTGCAATCATGGAGTTTGTAAGATTGACGAAGCCATTAAAAACGTGAGCAAAATCAATGATGCCACTAAATTTTTTGTTCAATGATGCACAATACTACTTTTACATGCAGGATAGCAACCCACACTCCCTATCATTCATATCAATTATTGCTGATTTAGTATAAGATAAAAAATATCAAAATGATAAGTGTTACACGTGTGATATGAAGCACTCCACCCAGACCTATTTTACAACTAAAGTCGCCattcgaaaagaaaaaaaaataagaaaaactgAAACTTGCAATCCGAAAAGAAGTTGTCGTCTTTCAACTAAAGTTGTCATCATCGCTTCACTAAATCTGCCATAAAAATGTTTTGAATTGCCATGTGTTTATGCCATCCATGTGATATTTATCAGGGTCTAAAAATTATTGAttagttttctcaaaaaaaaaattattGATTAGCTTACCAATCCAATGGATATCGATGTAGTATAAACAACTGACAGGAAAAAGGAGTCGGCACGAAAGCTCCGAGCCTTAGAAAAACACACCGCCGAGTAGGACATGCCCCACACAGACGCCTgccagtggccccacccgtcagtCCCCTCTCCCATCCCCAAGTCACATCAGCCTCACGTGCGCCAAACCCCCAACCCCACTCCACGTGCCCCTTTCCTCCCCTCCCTCGCCGCCAGGCGGGCCCGGGGCCCGCCTGCCATCCACACAGCAGCAGCGACGCGCGCCCACCGCAGCGATAAAGCAAGAGCGGCACGGgataaatataaataaaataaagcgGGTGGGAGGAGACCTACAGACGTAAAGCCGCCGCTTCGTGTCGACGCGACGCCCTCCCGACCTTCATCCTTCTTCTCGCCCCCCTCGTCTCCTTGCCAGGACCTCGCGCGcatctcgccccccccccccctctcactcGCCCAGGTCTAGGGTTCCGGCGCCCGATTCGGGCCGAATTGGACGGCGCCGCGGCGGATCGGAGGAGCGGGGGAGAGATGACGGGGAAGAAGCGcaaggcggaggcggcgcggctgGACGAGACGGACCGGGCCATGTACGGCGCGTTCCGGGGCGCCGCCAACTCGCTCTCGCAGCTCTACACGCTCGCCATGGGCGGCCAGAAGCTCTCCTTCCAGGCCGGCGAGCGCCACGCCATGGTACGTGCGTGCGGCTCCTTCTTTCATGGCGCGGTTGTTGATTAAACCGATTGACTGACGGACTGATTGATTGATTCGTGCGCTGCTGCTGTTTCTGACTTGTGTTGTGTCAGTGGTGTGTGGGAGACCGGATTTTGTTTCGTTGAATTCGCCCCTTTTTGTGGTGATGAAAATAATTTGGATTAGGGGCGGTTAAGACTCAGACGATGAGGAATTTGAGTGCTAGAACCTCTTGTGCTTTGTAGTGAGTCTAGATTGTTCTTGTAATTAGATTGTTCAGGGGCAAGCGAGATGGCCCTTTCGCTGGATCATTGATGAAATTTGTTTCAGTTCTGGGCATATTTCTTCTGTTTGCCTGCAAATTCTGCTTAAACTTTGCGGTTACGTGTGGCTCACAATTCTGAGTTTCTTTTTGGGGGAGATGAGGACTTTTTTCTAAGTTCCTTGTCACACTGTGTGCTCTGACCTCACTGAATATTAAATTTGATGTGCAATAGCCAATAACTCATAGAGCACTCTTGTACTGCTGGGTACAACAACTCTGATTAGAATTGGCCATCTTTGTATGGTTATGGAGAGTATGCAAAGCGAAAGAGGGGAGACTTCGCTTATGGGGCAGGTTGCTTCTGGGCTAGTGCTAAGGACTCATCCTTTTCAGCTTTACTTCAACTGGTGCACTGCTATGTGGAAAGTCTCACCGTTAGGTGTGTAATGTTTCTTCCAAACACGGAAGGCATCCTTGGCATTGGAATTCAGTATCTTACATGTTATCTATCGTTCTGGTCAGAACCTTACATGTTGTTCATCATCGCTATGTTGTATGCTTAGCCTCTTCCTAGTTTTAGTTTCCCTAGTACTACAATGGCACGCAGAGAAGTCAGTTGCATTAAAATATTTTCCCGAGAATCATCTGCTCAACTCATTAAACGAAACACTAGAAGATGCACCAATTCAAACATTTATTTACAAACTGGCAAGTGTAAAGCCTGGATGTGGTTTGGTTGCTTTTTTGTTCTGGTGTAGAAGCACTCACTTGTGTTCATATGACTTCTATTTTATAGTGGGTTTACATTGCAGAGTGGTTGAACAGCTAGTTCGTTATTTTTGCTAATAAGATTTCTTTatttgtcatgatcatcgtcttgtTGTTCTGATGACTATTGCTGTTAAACGCCAGCTAAATAGTTTCATCTATACAGATAATGTGGGATTTGACCAGAGTTTTCTTACCAACGCTTAAAACTAAGCATAGCGTTGATGTATGGTATTGCAACTTTTCCCTATAATGAACTACTGTCAGGATTGGATACATCCTGAGTTTCTTAATTTATGTTTCAGGACTGCAAACTATATGTTTTTTCTTTAACATGTTAAGTTAGGAATAATTTCTATCAACTCTATGACTATGCATGCCATGTATATTTTACACACACGGTACTTCACAATGTTGGCCGCAAAAGTGTCAATAAAAGGAACAGAAGAAAATTTGTGTCATATTTACAGGATTTTGTATGTAATTAACAGCCGTGTTGGGTCATTGGCCTCAACCCCCGGCCATGGTTGCAGCAGCCATGTCGTGAGGTGATGAGGAATCAGTAAAGTACTAAAGTTTGTAGGAGTTGGTAAAAAAAAGTAAAGTTTGTAGGAGAAAACAGGGGATTAATTCATCACATGATTGCTCTCTTATAAAGGAGAGATGTATCAACAATCAAAATACGAATCTGATACGAGTCAATCTAAATCTTATTTAGGATTCAAATTACTAACATATTCATAATGATAACTTTTAtcctatttgctttcttttcttatcCTAACTGCTTGGGCGCCTAACTTTCTTGTGCTAGTTGTGCACTGCACGTTCATGCGGGTGCCGGCTATATTAAGATCCCACATGACATAGTGATTCTAGACGACGGTATACGTCCCAAGTGTTAAACCATTTAATCCTGCCAACACGTGGAATCCATCATGAATTGCACCTGCCAGCAAGCAGCAGCTGTATTTTCTTTTATAGAATAGCACCTTCCACCTTTTCAAAGTTCTTTCTTTGGTTGGCAGAAATCTGTTCTTTCTTCTCTTCCCTTTTTTCACAGACGTTTTTcattgtctgttccatttgagcaGGAAAAGCTGTATGAATGGATCTTAAGACAGCATGAAAATGGTTTGAGGCTGACAGTTGGTGATATAGCCTCGCACGTCCAGGTTAGCAGTATTTTTTTCCTGTCTTCTAAATTGAAAGGGAACTATTTATAATTAAAACATGGACTTCAAGAACTCGGTGAATTTCAATTTCACAGACCATGATGGTCTGAATGGTATGGCAAGTTTTGCCATCTTGTTTCTTAGTGAAGAATGATGCATAATGAACAAGATGAGATTACCATCCTTACGCACAGCACTGATCCTGTGCACATATTGCTTCCTTTATCAATCCATACCTCTAGCCATAGCCTCCTAACAAATACTAGTTGCACCACTTTTATCCTTCTGCGCCATTCTAGCATAAGATTGATAACTTATGTTTATGATCTGTATGTTTGTCTAGCATGAGATTCAGTATGGAGGCGACAATCCGTTGGCCTCTCCAAGATCACAATATGCAAGCCAAAGCACTCATGGTACCGTGCATATGCCCAACACAAGCAACCAGCAACCATCTGCAAGCTTATTTGCACTAGGAAACCCAGGGTTGACGCAGCCCAAGAACTCGGCGGTCTTTTCTAACGCACTATCCAGCCCCGTGCGCCGGGGCCTGCAACCATACCATCTGGATCAGGGTGGGGATGCAGGCTACTTTGCGAACGGCTTAGCTCGCGAGCCGAATCCCACGGCTTCAAACGACTCATCCATGGACATGCATTCGGACAGCCCAGCTCACGACTCCTCCTGAGCAGTGCGCTCCACAGAGATGGAAGAAGAATAGCAAGCACATCCAGTGAAAGGACAAACTGGAAGAACAGCATATCCAGTGAAAGAAGAAACCGGCTGCAGAGATGCCTGTTGTCACCGCACAAGTAGGAGTATTCAATTTAACCCCCACCCCTCATAGCCTGTTATGCTAAGTAAGCATGTCTTATATGTTTTTCACTACTGCTTACAGCCTGTTGCTTTGTCAAGATACTGTGTAACCTTTGTGCACCTGTGTTTTCTGTTCTGGGTAAAATTGTAAAACTTTATTTATCTGTGCATATCACTGTCGGTCTGTTGTCAAGTGTTTGGTGGAAAATAACCGAGAATAAAACTTATTAACAGTAGGGTTCCTCTCAGGCCTGGAGACCATATACAGTGCACCAACCCAATGTATGCACCAGGTGCATCAATGGCTTTTGGACCATTAGATGAGAAAGCAACGGGTCAAATTTTGGACCGTATCAAATTTGCAAAAGCAACTTTATAGTTTATTATATCCGGCCTGCACTTTACATCCCACTCTCTCATCAATAAATCTGTGTGTTTAATTTTTTAACACAAAGATGGCCATATATTTTGAACCAAATGTCTTGATTTTTAATACTTTTGACTGGCAACTTTTGTCTTGACGAGATATTTGAAACAAGATCAATGTTGAAtatgtttttttttttgccttttgAAACTTGATTTGGAACTTATTAACCAAATGCATGTGGGATCGACGtgtggagggagagggagagggagaggcagggttACAGAACTTATAAGACAATTAAAAGCTTATAATAGTTATGTTAAGTTCTAAAATACATCAATTTCAAAATATATTTGGCATTGATCTTGTTTCGAACATTTCAAAAAAAAGTAGTGGTAGAAAAACTGATTTAGATGTATGGTTCAACAGATATGAATGTATTTATCCCTAAAAAATGATATGAATGTATTTATGTTTGGAGAAAGAGAGTACATAACATTGATTCAATGATGGGAGAGGAAAGAGTAGAGCGCGGATTAATTAATTTTAGCATAACATGATGTCAAATGTTCTACCAATTCATTATTGAGCCTAATCCTAACCCTCCGTGTCATATCCAATGGCTCAAAAGCCATTGGTGCATCCGGTGCACCAGCACGTAAACAAAGAGTCATCATAACACGAGCTCCATATTGCCTGATCCAATGTCAGTACTCTGCCAGATTGTGTGTTTTTCGGCCATAGTCATTATTATGGCAGTCTATGCTATATGGTGAGAGCTGCTCTAAGGAGTTCGGCTTCTAGCGTAAACAGGTATACAGGCTCTGGATGGCCAAATCCGAGTTGTTTGGTTGACCGGGCCAGGAAGAGAAACAAGCCCACATGCTCCTCAAATCAGCCCTTAGCTCGCAAACAGCCACTTTCTAGCCTCTTATTTTAGAACCTACAATGGATTAGCAGTTCATCGCTTTAGTCCACTTAGGCATCTCTCCATGTTTCGTGGCGCACCAAGCAAGCATTTTCGAAAGCAGGAAGTACGTATGGTTTTTGGATGGACCAGGGGGAAACGCTGAAATGACGGTTCCCAAATGCAGACTCGCGTAGTGCAAATAACGCTCGGGAGATTGCAGGCCGAGGTTTTTGGTCAACTCCTATTCGGCGCCTTGAGCACCCGTTAAAGTGAAAACGGTGCACAACGAACACCATATAGGCCCGTGTTAGATTTTCACACAGAGCGACCAGGGGCGTGGGCTTCGTTAGATTTTCACACAGAACCATATAGGCCCGTGTTAGATTTATTCCCTTCGTTAGATTTTCACGGGCCGGCCCATCTAGAGATTGTTTCTGTTAAGCTCCCAACGATTTGGGAAGCTCAGCACAAAAAAGAGAACCCGGTTTGGGAAGCTTCAGAAGCTATCATTTCTTTGTTTATGGTTTATTTGCTtggttttattttttccttttttattttccttttctattcTTAAATTCGTACATAATTTTTAAATccataaacattttttgaactcAGGATTTTTCTTCAATTCTTGAAAAGTTAATTTCGTGATTTGTTTTTAAATCTGTTACTTttataaaattcatgaatatttatcaaatccacaaacattttttgaatcggtGAAATTTTTCGAAATTCATGATTTTTTCAGATATGTGAACATTTGTCAAAACCACAACATTTTTAAAACATGTGAATTTATTTAATCCGTGAACTTTTTCTCAATTAGTGAACATCTATCAAATCAGTGAACATTTTTGGATCCGTGAAGTTTTTTCAATTTCATGAAACGAACCCAAGGATTTCTAAAAAAGGTAAACAGTCAAAGGTCACCCAGTCATTTGGTCGACAGTTGACGGTCGAACCAGGTGAATCACACAGAGCGACCAGGGGCGTGGGCTTTTGACGAGCGAGCTGCTTGCTCGCGTAGCCCCGGCCCGCCCACACGCGGGGCGTTGGCTTGCTACCTGGCGCAGAGGGCGCTGACTAGGAGCTCTCAAGGTTTTGTATGCATCCAAATatattgcacaacttttttttttgACGGGAAATATACTGCACAACTTGATCTAGAGCCTGTATCTTCCGGCTCCACTGGGTCCTGTTTAAGAAAACGTGAAAAGTGGCTCGACAGCTAAACAGGTCATTTATGCCTTAAAAAAACACAGGCCATTGTCAAAATAAATAAACATGTTATAAGTTGCTGTAGCCTGCATGTAGTATCTGCCCGGAGAGTAAAACTGCGGTTGGCGTGTGGTAAAAAGCGGTAGAGAAGCATTGAAAAGAGCTGACAATCTTGTTCCCTCTGTCCATGTGATGTGTTCACCGTTACTGAAATGTTCAGCACTGTTGCTGGCAACACTATCTTCGTGATCATTTGGAGGCTGTTGCACGACTTGGTACGGACGTTGGGCCGTGTTGATGTCTCGTGTAAATTGGATTGTATTCGGTCAATAATTTTGATACCGTATCTTTTTTTTTGCCGGAGATAATTTTTGATACCATATCTTATTCCAGATTTATTTTCGGTTTTTGTATCTAGACGGATGCGGATTTGAATACAAGATTATGCGGATTCGAATACCAACTTATGGTGGATTCAGACATGGTACAGTAATGAAACAAAGTTGGATAAAAAAGGGTATACCACATGCATATACGAGGAATATATAAATAATATAAATCCTTTAAGCACACGTAAAACACTAGAAAGTTCCTCGCAAAGAAAACAACTAGGAAAAACTAAATAAGTCAAATATATCACTAAAAAGGGCATGTCTCATCTCATTTAGCAAACATAGTATTCACCTTTGCTACTTAAAACATTATCCATAAATCGGATATCCATATTTAAAAGGCATGATTATTCTACCAGAGAAAACAGATTATCCCACGACGTCATATATATTAGTAATACTATATCTTATTAGTCGAATTCGAATTCAGATTCGGTTTGGATTATATTCAGATGTCAAAAATCTCTTATTGTATCCTATATGAAAGGATCGAAAGCCGTTTCATTCAAAAATTATActaactgttggagatatgccctagaggcagtcatgtatgatgatatttcctatgtgtttatgaataaagatagtcttcggacattatcaatgatgtgtatgagcaagtacgtgacttgtttgtgggactatgcattgtatgatgactgtcctaaaaggtccctagtcgaaagggttgtgtggacgcgcagccgactagactagcatatgacacggtcgatggcttggtctcactagccatgaagcattggatgctaaccggataaaatttggactcggaaggatctggtcggattcgacgtagtcgatctgagtcgagataaggtccgagtcgaacagacccaactatgagatgcagcgatatgtcatatgtgagtctctggtacaacatacgttctatgtcctaagacctgagctggcacatgtactcggaATGGTGACAGACctactttgggccgaccaaacactactccgtgactgggtagttacaaaggtaggtttcaggcttgtccagacccatgctgcgagacgtggtcgagcaagatgggatttgccccctctgatcaggagagatatactctgggcccctcgtgtgatccaacCAGGATAAGCATGACCATGCGAccaggattatgagataatccggtttgtggtcggcgtcactggaacgagaaagaggtcgggttagcacaaggatgacagactcgccttgaggccgacaacatatatcgtgtggcaaaaaaaatggaagtgtgatgtacatgttcgcctaaccagcttcatagtctgcttggtggtcggcacaccttgctagaggccgctaccaaccgtgtagttcagaggtgatccgaactgcgaccaagccggcttgaacctaaggggtcgcgcgcttaagggaaggaacctacgaggccggatccgaggacactggtcggatgtgatccgagctgtattcggattgtggccgagtagacttatgggttttagggtccgtgcaaggcccaagtgttgagcccgcgacggacgcctatataaagtggaggtgcggcacactcattcggttgatcgcttcggcgttgtcactagggtttgcatgtgttgcgaatagccaccccCACTCGATgctgactgtgtgatcggacctagtagtccgccgcatggtgttcctcctgcacgcgcggataccgttagaggcggtgcatttgcgccgctccggcgaacctgtacgtgggaaccgacgaccggctgttcgaggaagatcggatgaggaggagacgatccacgcggacgcgctgccccaagtCTTCTTtcgctgcacgacactgcgcgtctagtggtaacgatctgtgatccatctcctgtagcatgttcctgttgttctgcgcgtaggaaaattttaatttgcaatcgacgcaccctaccatagaacccaacacTAACCACTTTCACCCTTACTATGCAGCCAGATCTCGGGGAACAAGCTCATGGGTTACCGTAGGAGATAGATGCGAGGGAGTGCCTGGAAACTAGGGTCTATTTGTTTCAACTTTGATTATACCATGAGGGAAATGT
This window of the Triticum aestivum cultivar Chinese Spring chromosome 5D, IWGSC CS RefSeq v2.1, whole genome shotgun sequence genome carries:
- the LOC123121333 gene encoding uncharacterized protein — translated: MTGKKRKAEAARLDETDRAMYGAFRGAANSLSQLYTLAMGGQKLSFQAGERHAMEKLYEWILRQHENGLRLTVGDIASHVQHEIQYGGDNPLASPRSQYASQSTHGTVHMPNTSNQQPSASLFALGNPGLTQPKNSAVFSNALSSPVRRGLQPYHLDQGGDAGYFANGLAREPNPTASNDSSMDMHSDSPAHDSS